One Podarcis muralis chromosome Z, rPodMur119.hap1.1, whole genome shotgun sequence DNA segment encodes these proteins:
- the GBGT1 gene encoding globoside alpha-1,3-N-acetylgalactosaminyltransferase 1 encodes MKLQKLILSVLALTFSTISFFIGVLIGKGPTHYLPYYLPCPDLFALKLQYREENSHQLFPQFFYPQPKSVQQTRSDVLTVTPWLAPIVWEGTFNPEILDSIYKPLNLTIGMTAFAVGKYIRFVSHFLESAEQYFMVGYHVNYYIFTDNPKDISVVRLQPGRTLHLIPIKKYAHWQEISMRRMEVINRYISDTAHRDVDYLFCLDIDTLFHNPWGPETLGEMVAVIHPGYYKVSRTAFPYERRPASMAYISKEEGDFYYSGAAFGGLVKNVYEFTRACHMAILADKANGIMAAWQEESHLNRHFLSQKPSKLLSPEYLWDDKKSKPPELRLIRLSSLSKNYREVRD; translated from the exons ATGAAACTTCAGAAACTTATCTTATCTGTCCTTGCACTCACCTTTAGCACCATCTCCTTTTTTATCGG GGTTTTGATTGGGAAAGGACCGACCCACTACCTTCCATATTATCTTCCATGCCCAGATCTCTT TGCTTTGAAACTACAGTACAGAGAGGAGAATTCGCACCAGCTTTTCCCACA ATTCTTTTATCCACAGCCAAAGTCTGTGCAACAGAC GCGCTCTGATGTGCTCACCGTGACTCCGTGGCTGGCCCCCATTGTCTGGGAGGGGACATTCAACCCTGAAATCTTGGACAGCATCTACAAGCCTTTGAACCTTACCATTGGAATGACTGCCTTCGCCGTTGGAAA ATACATACGATTTGTGAGCCATTTTTTGGAGTCAGCTGAACAGTACTTCATGGTGGGATACCATGTGAACTACTACATCTTCACAGACAACCCCAAAGACATCTCCGTTGTCCGCCTGCAGCCTGGGAGAACCCTCCACCTCATCCCTATAAAGAAATATGCCCACTGGCAAGAAATCTCCATGCGCAGGATGGAGGTCATAAACCGGTACATCTCAGATACAGCCCACCGAGACGTGGACTATCTCTTCTGCCTGGACATTGACACGTTGTTTCATAACCCGTGGGGCCCAGAGACCTTGGGGGAGATGGTGGCCGTGATCCACCCAGGCTACTACAAGGTCTCTCGGACAGCATTCCCATATGAGAGGAGACCTGCTTCCATGGCCTACATCTCTAAGGAAGAAGGAGACTTCTACTATTCCGGGGCGGCCTTTGGAGGCCTGGTCAAGAATGTCTACGAGTTCACCAGGGCTTGCCACATGGCCATATTGGCAGACAAGGCCAACGGCATCATGGCAGCTTGGCAAGAGGAGAGTCATCTGAACAGGCACTTCCTTTCCCAGAAGCCTTCAAAGCTCCTCTCTCCGGAGTACCTTTGGGACGACAAAAAGTCAAAACCACCTGAGCTGAGACTCATACGGTTATCATCATTGAGCAAGAATTATAGGGAGGTCAGGGACTGA